In a single window of the Campylobacter fetus subsp. testudinum 03-427 genome:
- the ligA gene encoding DNA ligase, NAD-dependent (Pfam matches to PF01653.14 DNA_ligase_aden, and to PF03120.12 DNA_ligase_OB, and to PF00533.22 BRCT, and to PF12826.3 HHH_2): MDKNDYLKAVDRLNLWAKAYYTDDSPIASDDEYDKLYNAVVQFEKENPDLKLSYSPTNRIGGEVLDEFKKISHIAKMWSMEDIFSDSELVAWILRGDKTDCEFFAEPKFDGASLNLLYENGNLISAATRGDGSVGEDVTNNAKVISSVPLQIDYKDKIEIRGEVVISKDDFELINSERSKNSEPPLANPRNAAAGSLRQLDNSIVKQRKLKFYPWGVGENSLKFNKHSQIMDFVRSLGFLRDDFCKVIKGIDELKIAYKELLSARELKPILMDGMVIRVNDLSKANQLGYTVKFPKFMVAYKFPATEKTAKLIDILLQVGRTGVVTPVGLLDGVLIDGAFVKNVTLHNFDEIDRLNLMKNDFVTVIRSGDVIPKITGVFKDRRDGTQSEIIRPKICPECGNELLDEGVFIKCQNLTCKARVVSSIIYFASKKCMNIDGLGDAIVELLYQKNIIKDIADIYRLDELSFIGLEGFKTKKISNLLLAIDNSKTPNLDKFITSLGIEHIGEVAAKKIAKNYGDKWLELTIEELLSLDGFGEAMALSYLEFMRVNLEKIKELLEFITPKIQNLELKTNIFSGKTVVITGTLSRSRDEFKAQLESYGATISNSVSKKTDFVLYGNEAGSKLEKANKLGVRTIDESEYESLK; this comes from the coding sequence ATGGATAAAAATGATTATTTAAAAGCGGTCGATAGGCTGAATTTATGGGCAAAGGCTTATTATACCGATGATTCTCCGATAGCATCAGATGATGAGTATGACAAGCTTTATAACGCTGTAGTTCAGTTTGAAAAAGAAAATCCGGATTTAAAACTCTCTTACTCTCCTACAAATAGAATCGGCGGAGAAGTTTTAGATGAGTTTAAAAAGATATCTCATATCGCAAAAATGTGGTCTATGGAAGATATATTTAGCGATAGTGAGCTTGTTGCTTGGATTTTAAGAGGAGATAAAACAGATTGCGAGTTTTTTGCTGAACCTAAATTTGATGGCGCTAGTTTAAATTTGCTTTATGAAAACGGAAATCTTATAAGTGCTGCTACAAGAGGCGATGGAAGCGTCGGAGAAGATGTTACGAACAACGCAAAAGTTATAAGCTCAGTGCCGTTGCAAATAGACTATAAAGACAAAATAGAAATAAGAGGCGAAGTCGTAATATCAAAAGATGATTTTGAACTGATAAATAGTGAGCGTAGCAAAAACTCAGAACCGCCTTTAGCAAATCCAAGAAACGCAGCAGCAGGAAGTCTTAGGCAGCTTGATAATAGTATAGTTAAGCAAAGAAAACTTAAGTTTTATCCGTGGGGAGTTGGAGAGAACTCTTTGAAATTTAATAAGCATTCGCAGATTATGGATTTTGTGAGGAGTCTTGGTTTTTTACGTGATGATTTTTGTAAAGTTATCAAAGGTATCGATGAGTTAAAAATTGCTTATAAAGAGCTTTTAAGCGCAAGAGAGCTTAAGCCTATTTTGATGGATGGAATGGTGATACGAGTAAATGATCTATCAAAAGCTAATCAGCTTGGTTATACTGTTAAATTTCCAAAATTTATGGTAGCTTATAAATTTCCTGCTACTGAAAAGACTGCAAAACTGATAGATATCTTGCTACAAGTAGGAAGAACAGGAGTCGTAACTCCAGTAGGGTTGCTTGATGGAGTTTTGATAGATGGTGCATTTGTAAAAAATGTTACGCTTCATAATTTCGATGAGATAGATAGACTAAATTTGATGAAAAACGACTTTGTCACCGTGATAAGAAGTGGAGATGTTATACCTAAGATCACTGGAGTATTTAAAGATAGAAGAGACGGAACTCAAAGCGAGATAATCCGCCCCAAAATTTGCCCAGAATGCGGAAATGAACTTTTGGATGAAGGCGTTTTTATAAAGTGTCAAAATCTAACTTGTAAAGCTAGAGTTGTGAGTTCTATTATCTATTTTGCATCTAAAAAATGTATGAATATAGATGGTCTTGGCGATGCTATAGTAGAGCTTTTATATCAAAAAAATATTATTAAAGATATCGCTGATATTTATAGGCTTGATGAGCTTAGTTTTATAGGTCTTGAGGGATTTAAAACTAAAAAAATCTCAAATTTGCTATTAGCTATAGATAACTCTAAAACTCCAAATTTAGATAAATTTATAACTTCTTTGGGTATCGAGCATATCGGTGAAGTTGCGGCTAAAAAAATAGCAAAGAATTACGGAGATAAGTGGCTTGAGCTAACTATTGAAGAGCTTTTATCTTTAGATGGATTTGGTGAAGCTATGGCTCTTAGTTATCTTGAGTTTATGAGAGTAAATTTAGAAAAGATAAAAGAACTTTTAGAGTTCATCACTCCAAAAATACAAAATTTAGAGCTAAAAACAAATATATTTTCAGGAAAAACTGTAGTCATAACAGGCACTCTTTCGCGCTCCAGAGATGAGTTCAAAGCTCAGTTAGAAAGCTATGGCGCTACAATATCTAACTCCGTGTCTAAAAAAACGGATTTTGTATTATATGGAAATGAAGCTGGAAGTAAGCTAGAAAAAGCAAATAAATTAGGCGTAAGAACGATAGATGAGAGTGAGTATGAAAGTTTAAAATGA
- the rppH gene encoding RNA pyrophosphohydrolase (Pfam match to PF00293.24 NUDIX), translating to MDKEKNYRPNVAAVILSPTYPLECKIFIAQRYDIIGAWQFPQGGIDKGEVPRDALLRELREEIGTSDVEILCEHPQWLSYDFPQNIAKKMAPYDGQTQKYFLVRLKPMAKINLNTKNPEFNDYRFVMQNEVLESVNHFKKNVYNKVLKYFKEEGYI from the coding sequence ATGGATAAAGAGAAAAACTACAGACCAAATGTAGCAGCAGTTATCCTATCTCCAACTTATCCGCTTGAGTGTAAAATTTTTATAGCTCAAAGATATGATATAATCGGTGCATGGCAGTTTCCCCAAGGTGGAATCGACAAGGGAGAAGTCCCAAGAGATGCACTTTTAAGAGAGCTAAGAGAAGAGATAGGCACTAGCGATGTTGAGATTTTGTGTGAGCATCCGCAGTGGCTTAGCTATGATTTTCCACAAAATATAGCTAAAAAAATGGCTCCATACGATGGTCAAACACAGAAATATTTTTTAGTAAGACTTAAGCCGATGGCAAAGATAAACTTAAATACTAAAAATCCAGAGTTTAATGATTATAGATTTGTTATGCAAAATGAAGTTTTAGAAAGCGTTAATCATTTTAAAAAAAACGTATATAATAAGGTACTGAAATATTTTAAAGAGGAGGGGTATATTTAA
- the holB gene encoding DNA polymerase III, delta prime subunit (Pfam match to PF13177.2 DNA_pol3_delta2): MHSKIIISSDFNSVKDELTRDVKPNFLRIFEYDNFLVDDAKEIINEAYIAEIEEKVIVIMAFKFGIEPQNALLKILEEPPKNSVFILVAPSKNSLLPTIRSRLMIENRKLNLQRAATGLNLKKLELKDIYNFIEQSISLEKVDKLNKTSLLNLVKSIVCEAIDSGASFSAEDYRYFYKIYRLVDLNAKSTQVLTPLLLLIMQRMR, translated from the coding sequence TTGCATAGTAAAATCATAATTTCAAGCGATTTTAATAGCGTCAAAGATGAGCTTACAAGAGATGTTAAGCCGAATTTTTTACGTATTTTTGAATATGATAATTTTTTGGTTGATGATGCAAAAGAGATTATAAATGAGGCTTACATAGCTGAAATAGAAGAAAAAGTTATAGTTATAATGGCTTTTAAATTTGGGATTGAACCGCAAAACGCACTTCTAAAGATACTAGAAGAGCCTCCAAAAAACAGCGTTTTTATCCTTGTAGCGCCGTCTAAAAATAGTCTTTTACCCACTATTCGTTCAAGACTTATGATAGAAAATAGAAAGTTAAATTTACAAAGAGCGGCTACTGGTTTAAATTTAAAAAAACTAGAGCTTAAAGATATATATAATTTTATAGAACAAAGCATATCTTTAGAAAAAGTAGATAAACTAAATAAAACTTCTTTATTAAATTTAGTAAAGTCGATAGTTTGCGAAGCTATCGACTCTGGAGCTTCTTTTAGTGCTGAAGATTATAGATATTTTTATAAAATTTACCGTTTAGTTGATCTAAATGCAAAATCAACTCAGGTTTTAACACCGCTTTTATTACTGATTATGCAAAGGATGCGATGA
- the folP gene encoding dihydropteroate synthase (Pfam match to PF00809.18 Pterin_bind): MRVFKIDANSGFESICDTIKPQKAGLNIMKQKSRLNFFYIKDIKRAAANILKQDALSIGAELVSSKGSILGGDELENALLIANDKQISYLAKKELMQDFGLKTLAKFISKEFKKPDNPLIMGVLNFNEDSFNPRSRTNIHEAVFKIEKMINDGASYVDIGMVSSRPGSKYIGSELEFDRVKPVIDEIYANKLHEKVKLSLDSFDKKCLRYALERGFSMINDISADCSLATLAKEFGASYCLMHKKGDPQTMQQNVCDCEILSEVDDFFSKKLEILESLGAKDIYLDVGIGFGKTPRDNMILIKHLEHFLHFGYPLFVGASKKSVIDFYSKSSVDERLAGTLFLHLNAFYNGASIVRVHDVGEHAQMFKLALAYRDLDIEG; the protein is encoded by the coding sequence ATGAGAGTTTTTAAGATAGATGCAAATAGCGGATTTGAAAGTATCTGCGATACCATAAAGCCTCAAAAAGCTGGGCTAAATATTATGAAACAAAAGAGCCGTTTGAACTTTTTTTATATAAAAGATATAAAAAGAGCCGCAGCAAATATCTTAAAGCAAGACGCTTTGAGCATAGGTGCTGAGCTAGTTAGTTCAAAAGGAAGTATTTTAGGCGGAGATGAGCTTGAAAATGCACTTCTTATAGCAAATGATAAGCAAATTTCTTATTTGGCTAAAAAGGAGTTAATGCAAGATTTCGGACTAAAAACTTTAGCTAAATTTATCTCAAAAGAGTTCAAAAAACCGGATAATCCTCTTATAATGGGTGTTTTAAATTTCAATGAAGATAGTTTTAATCCACGCAGCAGAACAAATATACACGAAGCTGTTTTTAAGATAGAAAAAATGATCAATGATGGCGCTAGTTACGTTGATATCGGTATGGTAAGTTCTCGCCCAGGAAGCAAGTATATAGGTAGCGAACTTGAGTTTGATAGAGTTAAACCAGTTATCGATGAAATTTATGCAAATAAACTACACGAAAAGGTAAAACTAAGTCTTGATAGTTTTGATAAAAAATGCCTTAGATACGCTTTGGAGCGCGGATTTAGTATGATAAATGATATAAGCGCGGACTGCTCATTAGCCACGTTAGCAAAGGAATTTGGTGCTAGTTACTGTCTTATGCATAAAAAAGGCGATCCACAAACTATGCAACAAAATGTTTGCGACTGTGAAATTCTAAGTGAAGTTGATGATTTTTTCAGTAAAAAGCTGGAAATTTTAGAGAGTTTGGGAGCGAAGGATATATATCTTGATGTTGGGATAGGATTTGGAAAAACGCCTAGAGATAATATGATTTTGATAAAGCATTTGGAGCATTTCTTGCATTTTGGTTATCCTCTTTTTGTCGGAGCTAGTAAGAAATCGGTTATTGATTTTTACTCTAAGAGTAGTGTTGATGAGAGATTGGCTGGAACGCTATTTTTACATCTTAATGCGTTTTATAACGGAGCTAGTATAGTGCGTGTTCATGATGTTGGCGAACATGCGCAGATGTTTAAACTAGCGCTTGCTTATAGAGATTTGGATATTGAGGGTTAG
- the ribF gene encoding bifunctional riboflavin kinase / FMN adenylyltransferase (bifunctional~Pfam matches to PF01687.13 Flavokinase, and to PF06574.8 FAD_syn, and to PF06574.8 FAD_syn), whose protein sequence is MSYFTTMSKDKIEAIAIGHFDGIHKGHKELIKKLGKNGALVVVESDKACITPGDRREEYAGVPCFYYYLKDIVELRGDEFLKLLENEFPNLKRIVVGYDFKFGKDRAWDKHDLKNLFHGEVLVVNEFSFDGLGVHSSAIRRFLRDGDIYRANRLLGREYSIKGRVISGQGLGKKSIYPTLNLVVEPYITPKDGVYATRTKIGDDTYSSITFIGNRLTTDGVFSIESHLFDVDLKDNVDEVRVCFIERIRDNFKFDSLAELKTQISKDMLIARNVAKCCDLSLQDDYIHARDLV, encoded by the coding sequence TTGAGTTATTTTACTACTATGTCAAAAGATAAGATAGAAGCCATCGCTATAGGTCATTTTGATGGTATTCATAAAGGCCACAAAGAGCTTATAAAAAAATTAGGCAAAAACGGCGCGTTGGTCGTTGTAGAGAGCGATAAAGCTTGTATAACTCCTGGAGATAGGAGAGAAGAATATGCTGGAGTACCCTGTTTTTACTATTATTTAAAAGATATTGTGGAGCTTAGAGGAGATGAGTTTTTAAAACTTTTAGAAAATGAGTTTCCAAATTTAAAACGTATAGTCGTTGGTTATGACTTTAAATTTGGAAAAGATAGAGCTTGGGATAAGCACGATCTTAAAAATTTATTTCACGGTGAAGTTTTAGTTGTAAATGAGTTCAGTTTTGATGGGCTAGGCGTCCATAGCTCTGCTATAAGGCGTTTTTTAAGAGACGGTGATATATATAGAGCAAATCGCCTTTTAGGACGCGAATATAGCATTAAAGGTAGAGTCATAAGCGGTCAAGGTCTAGGAAAAAAGAGTATATATCCGACGCTAAATTTGGTAGTTGAGCCTTACATTACCCCAAAAGACGGTGTCTATGCAACTAGAACAAAAATAGGCGATGATACTTATAGTTCTATAACTTTTATAGGCAATAGACTTACCACAGATGGCGTTTTTAGCATAGAAAGTCATCTTTTTGATGTAGATTTAAAAGATAATGTAGATGAAGTTAGGGTCTGTTTTATAGAGAGAATTAGAGATAATTTTAAATTCGACTCTCTAGCCGAACTAAAAACTCAGATATCAAAAGATATGCTCATAGCAAGAAACGTCGCAAAATGCTGTGATTTGAGCTTGCAAGATGATTATATACACGCAAGGGATTTAGTTTGA
- the cmoA gene encoding carboxy-S-adenosyl-L-methionine synthase (Pfam match to PF13847.2 Methyltransf_31), with the protein MRDEVFKRPIKKQFEFDESVVSVFDDMVSRSVPYYCDVQSLIALILSKNLSPNAKVFDLGCSTATTLLEIFKLRSDLSLNGVDSSEAMIKTARNRSLAYLANLNLYVSDILDFDFSGSDAVILNYTLQFIRPIKREEFIKKVYLNLKSGGIFIFSEKLVYEDKKLTLDMIEIYENYKHTQGYSKFEIAQKRQALENILIPYSENENKELCLNAGFKGVETIFKWANFATFIAFK; encoded by the coding sequence TTGAGAGATGAGGTTTTTAAACGTCCTATAAAAAAGCAGTTTGAGTTTGATGAGAGTGTAGTGAGTGTTTTTGATGATATGGTCAGCAGATCCGTGCCGTATTACTGCGATGTGCAGTCTCTTATCGCTTTAATTTTAAGTAAAAATTTGTCACCAAATGCTAAAGTTTTTGATCTTGGTTGCTCTACTGCTACGACTTTGCTTGAGATTTTCAAGCTTAGAAGTGATCTAAGTTTAAACGGTGTTGATAGCAGCGAGGCTATGATAAAAACTGCACGAAACAGATCTTTGGCTTACTTGGCAAATTTGAATTTATACGTAAGTGATATTTTGGATTTTGATTTTAGCGGTAGTGACGCTGTTATTTTAAATTATACTTTGCAATTCATTCGTCCTATAAAAAGAGAGGAATTTATAAAAAAGGTATATTTAAATTTAAAAAGCGGTGGAATATTTATCTTTAGCGAAAAACTAGTTTATGAAGATAAAAAATTAACTCTTGATATGATAGAAATATATGAAAATTATAAACACACGCAAGGATATTCTAAATTTGAGATCGCACAAAAGCGTCAAGCTTTGGAAAATATCCTTATCCCATATAGCGAAAATGAAAATAAAGAACTCTGTTTAAATGCAGGTTTTAAAGGCGTAGAAACGATTTTTAAATGGGCAAATTTTGCTACATTTATAGCTTTTAAATAA
- the hobA gene encoding DnaA-binding chromosome replication initiation factor (Pfam match to PF12163.4 HobA), whose product MTDFIKWSLEAIRDEGSLMSWMEERRVEWAPLLASRVKYLFDGVTFIVISDEEREWFESYFLRNINRRDNARPILPFVSLKSLYPSFNEINSKEEINLLEDMLSIAFPNGFIYFYVGKSSSKLSLIAKSKDDSYMWLFDEQAQNSFYLSSNDDLLDIKLLSLFRLFDKSIDAVLFGKVSL is encoded by the coding sequence ATGACTGATTTTATCAAGTGGAGCTTAGAAGCTATAAGAGATGAAGGCTCTCTTATGAGTTGGATGGAAGAAAGGCGTGTGGAGTGGGCTCCACTGCTTGCTTCTAGAGTAAAATATCTGTTTGATGGTGTTACTTTTATAGTCATTAGCGATGAGGAAAGAGAGTGGTTTGAGAGCTATTTTCTAAGAAATATTAATCGTAGAGATAATGCTAGACCGATACTTCCTTTTGTATCTTTAAAATCGCTTTATCCATCATTTAATGAGATAAACTCTAAAGAGGAGATAAATCTTTTAGAAGATATGTTAAGTATCGCTTTTCCAAATGGATTTATATATTTTTACGTAGGAAAGTCAAGCTCAAAGTTGTCTTTGATAGCAAAAAGTAAAGATGATAGCTATATGTGGCTTTTTGATGAACAAGCACAAAATAGCTTTTATCTAAGCTCAAATGATGATCTGCTCGATATTAAACTTCTATCTTTGTTTAGACTATTTGATAAAAGTATAGACGCAGTTTTGTTTGGTAAAGTAAGTTTATAG
- the lysC gene encoding aspartokinase, alpha and beta subunits (Pfam matches to PF00696.24 AA_kinase, and to PF13840.2 ACT_7, and to PF01842.21 ACT): MLIVQKYGGTSVGTLERIEEVAKRVIETKKAGNDVVVVVSAMSGVTNKLIEYAEYFTKNEPCSSDMDMLLSSGERVTSALLSIALNEKGYSSVAMSGRSAGILTDNTYTKARIISIDNSNMKKAINEGKIVVLAGFQGVDANGHVTTLGRGGSDLSAVAIAGALNADLCEIYTDVDGVYTTDPRIEPKARKLEKISYDEMLELASMGAKVLQNRSVELAKKLNVSLVTRSSFNNNEGTLITGEANMENSSMEQALISGIALDKNQARVTMRGVVDKPGVAAGIFKKLAEKNINVDMIIQNTSHEDGTTSLGFTVPQNEMEAARSVVDGVAKSVEIDSDVVKVSVVGVGMKSHSGVASLAFSTLANEGINIQMISTSEIKISMIVASKYGELAVRALHKAYELDN; the protein is encoded by the coding sequence ATGCTTATAGTTCAAAAATACGGCGGAACAAGTGTCGGTACGCTTGAGAGGATTGAAGAAGTAGCAAAAAGGGTGATAGAGACAAAAAAGGCTGGAAATGACGTAGTAGTCGTAGTCTCAGCTATGAGTGGAGTAACTAATAAGCTAATTGAATATGCTGAGTATTTTACTAAAAACGAGCCATGTTCCAGCGATATGGATATGCTATTAAGCTCAGGAGAAAGAGTTACTAGCGCACTTTTATCTATAGCGTTAAATGAAAAAGGGTACTCTTCTGTAGCTATGAGCGGTAGATCAGCTGGCATACTTACAGATAATACTTATACAAAAGCTAGAATTATAAGTATAGATAATTCAAATATGAAAAAAGCTATAAACGAAGGTAAAATCGTAGTTTTAGCAGGCTTTCAAGGCGTTGATGCAAATGGACACGTTACTACCTTAGGACGTGGAGGAAGTGATCTTAGTGCTGTTGCTATAGCAGGAGCTTTGAATGCTGATTTGTGTGAAATTTATACTGATGTAGATGGAGTATATACAACCGATCCTCGTATAGAGCCAAAAGCTAGAAAGCTTGAAAAGATTAGTTATGATGAGATGCTAGAACTTGCTAGTATGGGTGCAAAAGTACTGCAAAACAGAAGCGTTGAGCTAGCTAAAAAATTAAATGTAAGTTTAGTTACTAGAAGTAGTTTTAATAATAATGAAGGAACATTAATCACAGGAGAGGCAAATATGGAAAATAGCAGTATGGAACAAGCATTAATCAGCGGCATCGCTTTAGATAAAAATCAAGCAAGAGTAACTATGCGCGGTGTTGTCGATAAGCCAGGAGTTGCAGCTGGAATTTTTAAGAAACTTGCTGAAAAAAATATAAATGTAGATATGATAATTCAAAACACAAGCCATGAAGACGGTACAACAAGTCTTGGTTTTACAGTACCGCAAAATGAGATGGAAGCAGCTAGAAGCGTTGTAGATGGTGTGGCAAAATCAGTTGAAATAGACAGCGACGTAGTAAAGGTGAGCGTTGTTGGAGTAGGTATGAAGAGTCATAGTGGCGTAGCAAGTCTTGCTTTTTCAACTTTGGCTAATGAGGGTATAAATATACAGATGATCTCTACTAGCGAAATAAAAATATCTATGATAGTAGCGTCAAAATATGGAGAGTTGGCAGTTAGGGCACTTCATAAAGCTTATGAGCTTGATAACTAA
- the hemN1 gene encoding oxygen-independent coproporphyrinogen III oxidase (Pfam match to PF04055.17 Radical_SAM), with protein sequence MQIYIHIPFCESKCPYCAFGSHSDKFSLTKRYFNALKSEINKSILNLNEKISTIFIGGGTPSSVEAGFYSDIFEIMKPKLAKNCEITTEANPNSASLKWLLGMKEFGVNRVSFGAQSFNEKKLKLLGRIHSKNGISQAVQNAKMAKFKNINIDLMYGTKLDTKKLLLSEVENIFNLNISHVSAYSLMLEENTPFFERINLKKDSPSLAKFMIQELENIGHKQYEISNFGKPCLHNIGYWKQKDYLGFGAYAVGTVGEKRLYSPSNLEAYIKNPFEKSVENLSKKDRLNEHIFLGLRSIVGVKNSNLNDLQRQKADILAKKNRIYIKNGRIFNKNFLLSDEIYLFLT encoded by the coding sequence TTGCAAATCTACATACATATACCATTTTGTGAATCAAAATGCCCTTACTGTGCTTTTGGCTCTCACAGCGATAAATTTAGTCTCACGAAGCGCTATTTTAACGCACTTAAAAGCGAAATAAACAAATCCATTTTAAATTTAAATGAAAAAATAAGTACGATTTTTATAGGTGGCGGTACGCCTAGTAGCGTTGAAGCTGGATTTTACTCAGATATTTTTGAAATTATGAAACCAAAACTTGCTAAAAACTGCGAGATAACAACCGAAGCAAACCCGAACTCAGCAAGCTTAAAATGGCTTTTAGGAATGAAGGAGTTTGGAGTAAATAGAGTAAGTTTCGGAGCTCAAAGTTTCAATGAAAAAAAGCTTAAGCTACTTGGTAGAATCCACTCAAAAAACGGTATTTCACAAGCTGTACAAAATGCCAAAATGGCCAAATTTAAAAACATAAATATAGATCTAATGTACGGAACAAAGCTTGATACGAAAAAACTTCTTTTGTCTGAAGTTGAAAATATTTTTAACTTAAATATATCTCACGTTTCAGCCTACTCTTTGATGTTAGAAGAAAATACTCCATTTTTTGAACGTATAAATCTCAAAAAAGATAGCCCCTCACTAGCTAAATTTATGATACAAGAGTTGGAAAATATAGGTCACAAACAGTATGAAATATCAAATTTCGGAAAACCTTGCTTACATAATATAGGCTACTGGAAGCAAAAAGATTACCTTGGATTTGGAGCTTACGCAGTGGGAACTGTAGGAGAAAAACGATTGTATTCTCCATCAAATTTAGAAGCCTATATCAAAAATCCTTTTGAAAAATCAGTAGAAAATTTAAGTAAAAAAGATAGATTAAACGAGCATATTTTTCTTGGGCTTAGAAGTATAGTTGGAGTTAAAAATTCAAATTTAAATGATCTGCAACGCCAAAAAGCAGATATTTTAGCTAAGAAAAATAGAATTTATATAAAAAATGGGCGCATTTTTAATAAAAACTTCTTACTTAGCGACGAAATTTATCTATTCTTAACCTAG
- a CDS encoding twin arginine translocation system, TatB family protein (Pfam match to PF02416.12 MttA_Hcf106) codes for MFGMSLPEIIIIAIIAVIFLGPDKLPDAMVKIAKFFKLFKQTVNSAKSTFEQEVKIAELKEDAKKYKDNIANAASSVRKKLTFEELDELKSTVGDAKSSINESLADIKNEITKDPLTMLNNDPLNNETPNEPSSNPSPNLNLENKEIKKEA; via the coding sequence ATGTTTGGAATGAGCCTACCAGAAATAATCATAATAGCGATTATTGCGGTTATTTTTTTAGGTCCTGATAAATTACCCGATGCTATGGTAAAAATAGCTAAGTTTTTCAAACTATTTAAGCAGACCGTAAATAGCGCAAAGAGTACATTTGAGCAAGAAGTTAAGATAGCCGAACTCAAAGAGGATGCAAAAAAATATAAAGATAATATAGCAAACGCAGCTAGTAGCGTGCGCAAAAAGCTGACTTTTGAGGAGCTTGATGAGCTAAAAAGTACTGTTGGTGACGCAAAAAGTAGCATAAATGAGAGTTTAGCAGATATCAAAAACGAGATAACTAAAGATCCTTTAACAATGCTAAATAACGATCCATTAAATAACGAAACTCCAAACGAACCATCAAGCAATCCATCACCAAATTTAAATTTAGAAAATAAAGAAATAAAAAAAGAGGCATAA
- the tlyA gene encoding 16S/23S rRNA (cytidine-2'-O)-methyltransferase (bifunctional~Pfam matches to PF01728.15 FtsJ, and to PF01479.21 S4), whose product MRADVFVSTTLGISRNQASELIKAKNITLNESMIDKPSLEVNGDERVFVNDNIYVSRAALKLKGFLDELKPCFLNLNALDVGSSAGGFVQILLENGVKSVTALDVGSAQLSTVLRNDKRVIVQENTDIRKFNSPKFDLVTVDVSFISILQILNDIDRLAKRDIILLFKPQFEVGANAKRSKKGVVKDKKLINLSKAKFEIAASELGWSLKKSKESLITGKEGNLELFYYYVKR is encoded by the coding sequence ATGAGAGCCGATGTTTTTGTATCCACAACTCTTGGCATTAGCAGAAATCAAGCTAGTGAGCTTATAAAAGCAAAAAATATAACTTTAAACGAAAGTATGATAGATAAACCGAGTTTAGAAGTAAATGGCGATGAGAGAGTTTTTGTAAATGATAATATTTATGTTAGTAGAGCTGCTCTTAAACTAAAAGGTTTTTTAGACGAATTAAAACCATGTTTTTTAAATTTAAATGCTCTTGATGTTGGTAGCAGCGCTGGTGGATTTGTACAAATTTTACTTGAAAACGGTGTTAAAAGCGTAACTGCTTTAGATGTGGGAAGCGCTCAATTAAGCACCGTTTTAAGAAACGATAAAAGAGTTATAGTGCAAGAAAATACTGATATAAGAAAATTCAATTCGCCTAAATTTGATTTAGTCACGGTTGATGTTAGTTTTATATCTATTTTACAAATTTTAAATGATATCGACCGTTTAGCTAAACGAGATATAATTTTGCTGTTTAAGCCGCAGTTTGAAGTAGGAGCAAATGCAAAAAGAAGCAAAAAAGGCGTTGTCAAAGATAAAAAGCTGATAAACCTATCTAAAGCAAAATTTGAGATAGCCGCAAGCGAACTTGGCTGGAGTTTAAAAAAGAGCAAAGAGTCTCTAATCACCGGTAAGGAGGGTAACCTTGAGTTATTTTACTACTATGTCAAAAGATAA